A single region of the Elusimicrobium sp. An273 genome encodes:
- the rsmA gene encoding 16S rRNA (adenine(1518)-N(6)/adenine(1519)-N(6))-dimethyltransferase RsmA, which yields MQKYGQHFLISENVIRQIVDAALLLKAAQLVEIGPGKGALTQRLIERGEQNFTAVEIDPKMVQYLRQTLPPQAKVQLKEADFLKTDLASLVTRPALFVSNLPYIDAADILDKVLSFPLFHAAVFMFQKEQAQRIRARAQEEGYGPLSVFSQLRARISPICKVGRGCFNPPPKVESMVLAFEKKSPWLVPLGDWQRFKKMVQAAFLHRRKTLANAWSLGGYEPQKIQHALQALSLAPSVRPEQVPPETYARLFALL from the coding sequence ATGCAAAAATACGGACAGCACTTTTTAATCAGCGAAAACGTCATCCGCCAAATTGTGGATGCGGCTCTTTTGTTAAAAGCGGCGCAGCTGGTGGAAATCGGCCCCGGGAAAGGCGCGCTTACGCAGCGGCTGATTGAGCGGGGAGAACAAAATTTTACGGCGGTGGAAATAGACCCCAAAATGGTGCAGTACCTGCGCCAAACGCTGCCGCCGCAGGCAAAGGTGCAGCTGAAAGAGGCGGATTTTTTAAAAACGGATTTGGCTTCTTTGGTTACGCGCCCGGCGTTGTTTGTAAGCAATCTTCCCTATATTGACGCGGCGGATATTTTGGATAAAGTGCTTTCTTTCCCGCTGTTTCACGCGGCAGTGTTTATGTTTCAAAAAGAACAGGCCCAGCGTATCCGCGCCCGCGCGCAGGAGGAAGGGTATGGCCCGCTGTCCGTGTTTAGCCAGCTGCGCGCGCGGATCAGCCCTATTTGCAAGGTGGGGCGCGGGTGTTTTAATCCGCCGCCGAAAGTGGAAAGTATGGTGTTGGCGTTTGAAAAAAAATCGCCTTGGCTTGTGCCGCTCGGCGATTGGCAGCGGTTTAAAAAAATGGTGCAGGCCGCCTTTTTGCACCGGCGCAAAACATTGGCCAATGCCTGGAGCTTGGGCGGGTATGAACCGCAAAAAATTCAGCACGCCTTGCAGGCGCTTTCGCTGGCGCCGTCCGTCCGCCCCGAACAAGTGCCGCCCGAAACATACGCGCGGCTATTTGCCCTGTTGTAG